A region of Chlamydia crocodili DNA encodes the following proteins:
- the ruvA gene encoding Holliday junction branch migration protein RuvA: MYDYIRGILTYMSSGTIVIECQGLGFSIFASDRWLIELSSQLHREVVVYTYTVVRETEHVLYGFNSRGERECFRMLISFSGVGPKTGLAILNTFSLNKLCSIARAEDVKAIASVPGIGKKTAEKLMVDLKQKLSDLLPLDSQVIASWEPSKPSCMDEGIQALAALGYPKSSAERMIAEAISELPDNASLAEILPIALKKNLQGLNKN, encoded by the coding sequence ATGTACGACTATATTCGCGGAATTCTTACTTATATGAGTTCGGGAACTATTGTGATCGAATGTCAGGGACTCGGATTTAGTATTTTTGCTTCTGATCGATGGTTGATTGAATTATCGAGTCAATTACATCGTGAAGTTGTTGTTTATACATATACAGTTGTTCGTGAAACTGAACATGTTCTCTATGGATTCAACTCTCGAGGAGAACGTGAGTGTTTCCGTATGTTAATTTCATTTTCTGGAGTGGGTCCTAAGACAGGTCTTGCGATATTGAATACATTTTCTCTTAATAAACTCTGTTCTATAGCGCGTGCTGAGGATGTCAAAGCTATAGCTTCTGTTCCAGGTATAGGGAAAAAAACAGCAGAAAAACTTATGGTGGATCTCAAGCAAAAGCTTTCGGATCTACTTCCTCTAGATTCTCAAGTAATTGCTTCTTGGGAACCCTCAAAACCCTCATGTATGGATGAGGGGATACAAGCGTTAGCTGCATTAGGATATCCTAAATCATCGGCAGAGAGGATGATTGCTGAAGCTATAAGTGAACTTCCAGATAATGCCTCGTTGGCTGAAATTCTTCCTATTGCTTTAAAAAAGAACTTACAAGGATTGAACAAGAACTAG
- the ruvC gene encoding crossover junction endodeoxyribonuclease RuvC, which produces MTQLIMGVDPGTLVSGYAIILVEQRYKIRAHSYGAIRLSSKDSLTQRYKQLFQTLSGVLDDTTPDAVVLETQYVHKNPQSTIKLGMARGVLVLSAALRDIPVFEYAPNVAKRAVVGKGNASKQQVQLMVSKILNIPDVLNSNCEDIADAFALAICHAHTSAYTCLGVR; this is translated from the coding sequence ATGACGCAATTGATTATGGGGGTTGATCCTGGGACACTAGTTTCTGGGTACGCTATTATCCTTGTTGAACAGCGTTATAAGATACGAGCTCATAGTTATGGGGCTATTCGTTTATCTTCTAAAGACTCACTAACACAACGTTATAAACAGCTTTTCCAAACATTATCCGGAGTATTAGATGATACTACTCCTGATGCTGTAGTTCTTGAAACTCAATATGTTCATAAGAATCCTCAAAGCACTATAAAATTGGGTATGGCGCGAGGTGTACTCGTTCTTTCAGCTGCTTTAAGAGATATTCCTGTTTTTGAATATGCTCCAAATGTAGCTAAGAGAGCTGTTGTAGGAAAGGGAAATGCGAGTAAACAGCAGGTGCAATTAATGGTTAGTAAGATTTTAAATATTCCTGATGTCTTAAATTCTAATTGTGAGGATATTGCAGATGCATTTGCATTAGCAATATGTCATGCGCATACTTCTGCTTATACTTGTTTAGGAGTTCGATAA
- the gap gene encoding type I glyceraldehyde-3-phosphate dehydrogenase, whose translation MKVVINGFGRIGRLVLRQILKRNSSIEVMAVNDLVPGEALTYLFKYDSTHGRFSADVSYDNGYLVVDGRRIQLLDQRDVQKLPWKDLGIDTVIESTGLFTKKEDAAKHLESGAKRVLITAPAKGDVPTFVMGVNENKFDPEKDTIISNASCTTNCLAPLAKVLLDNFGIEEGLMTTVHAATATQSVVDGPSKKDWRGGRGAFQNIVPASTGAAKAVALCLPELKNKLTGMAFRVPVADVSVVDLTVRLKKSTTYEEICKVIKNASETSLRGILGYTDQEVVSSDFIGCEYSSIFDAGAGIALTDRFFKLVAWYDNEIGYATRIVDLLEYVAKNSK comes from the coding sequence ATGAAAGTTGTAATTAACGGTTTTGGACGGATTGGAAGATTAGTTTTAAGACAAATTCTAAAAAGAAATTCTTCTATCGAAGTCATGGCTGTTAATGATCTTGTGCCTGGAGAGGCTTTAACGTATTTATTTAAATACGATTCTACTCACGGGCGCTTTTCAGCAGATGTATCTTATGATAACGGCTATCTTGTTGTTGATGGCCGTAGAATCCAATTATTAGATCAGCGTGATGTCCAAAAGCTTCCCTGGAAAGATTTAGGTATAGACACTGTTATTGAAAGTACAGGTTTATTTACTAAAAAAGAAGATGCTGCGAAACATCTTGAATCTGGTGCGAAGCGTGTACTTATTACTGCTCCTGCGAAAGGAGATGTCCCGACATTTGTAATGGGAGTAAATGAGAATAAATTTGATCCCGAGAAGGATACTATTATCTCTAATGCCTCGTGTACTACAAATTGTCTTGCTCCTTTGGCTAAGGTATTGCTAGATAATTTTGGTATTGAAGAAGGTTTGATGACCACAGTCCATGCTGCTACAGCTACTCAGAGTGTTGTAGACGGCCCATCCAAGAAAGATTGGAGAGGTGGTAGAGGAGCTTTTCAAAATATTGTGCCTGCTTCTACCGGAGCTGCGAAAGCTGTTGCCCTATGTCTTCCAGAATTAAAGAATAAATTAACCGGAATGGCTTTTAGAGTTCCTGTTGCTGATGTTTCTGTCGTTGACCTTACTGTAAGATTAAAGAAGTCAACAACATATGAAGAGATATGTAAAGTTATTAAAAATGCTTCAGAAACTAGTCTGCGTGGGATTCTAGGTTATACGGATCAAGAAGTAGTTTCTTCTGATTTTATAGGATGTGAATATTCTTCTATATTTGATGCTGGTGCAGGGATAGCGTTAACTGATCGTTTTTTCAAACTAGTTGCCTGGTATGATAATGAGATAGGGTATGCAACTCGCATAGTTGATTTATTAGAGTATGTAGCAAAGAACTCTAAATAA
- a CDS encoding AURKAIP1/COX24 domain-containing protein — protein sequence MSSVKKKRRLKIAKHKRNKRRRRDRHKNK from the coding sequence ATGTCATCTGTTAAGAAAAAACGAAGACTTAAAATCGCTAAACATAAGCGTAATAAAAGACGCCGAAGAGACCGTCATAAAAATAAATAA
- the rpsK gene encoding 30S ribosomal protein S11 gives MVKHQTQKKGVKRKQLKNIPSGVVHVKATFNNTIVSITDPAGNTISWASAGKVGYSGSRKSSAFAATVAAQDAAKNAMNSGLKEVEVCLKGTGAGRESAVRALIAAGLVVSVIRDETPVPHNGCRPRKRRRV, from the coding sequence TTGGTTAAACATCAAACGCAGAAAAAAGGCGTAAAAAGAAAACAGTTAAAGAATATTCCTTCAGGCGTTGTTCATGTTAAGGCTACCTTCAACAATACGATTGTGTCTATAACAGATCCTGCGGGAAATACTATCTCTTGGGCTTCAGCTGGAAAAGTTGGATATTCCGGATCTCGCAAGTCATCTGCTTTTGCTGCAACGGTAGCTGCACAAGACGCTGCAAAAAATGCTATGAATTCTGGCCTTAAAGAAGTCGAAGTATGTTTAAAAGGCACTGGAGCTGGCAGGGAATCTGCAGTTCGCGCTCTCATAGCCGCTGGTTTAGTTGTTTCTGTCATCCGTGACGAAACTCCTGTTCCTCATAATGGTTGTCGACCAAGAAAAAGGCGCAGAGTGTAG
- the ndk gene encoding nucleoside-diphosphate kinase, translating to MEQTLSIIKPDSVGKAHIGEIVAIFEKSGFRIAAMKMMHLSVKEAEGFYAVHKSRPFFQELVDFMISGPVVVMVLEGDNAVVRNREIMGATNPQEAAQGTIRAQFGESIGINAVHGSDSLENAAIEISYFFSKIEIVNSAK from the coding sequence ATGGAACAAACGCTATCAATTATCAAACCTGATTCTGTTGGCAAGGCTCACATTGGTGAGATTGTTGCAATCTTTGAAAAATCAGGATTTCGTATAGCTGCTATGAAAATGATGCATTTATCAGTAAAAGAAGCTGAAGGTTTTTATGCTGTTCATAAATCGCGACCATTTTTCCAAGAGCTTGTAGATTTCATGATTTCAGGTCCAGTTGTTGTTATGGTCCTCGAAGGTGATAATGCTGTGGTTCGCAATCGAGAAATTATGGGAGCTACAAATCCTCAAGAAGCTGCTCAAGGTACTATTCGTGCTCAGTTCGGTGAATCTATAGGAATTAACGCGGTACATGGATCCGATAGTTTAGAAAATGCGGCTATAGAAATTAGCTATTTCTTCAGCAAAATCGAAATAGTTAACTCGGCCAAATAA
- the grgA gene encoding GrgA family transcription factor produces MYFTRDPVIETVITSREGYKLSVRNTKHLSQDPFVVEAVEVISLGNTCFFRNCDHSKPFIVPAGDYEVMEIRDTKINLKAVGLDRGIKIAGGREALIKLPKAAPIAVVEESSSETVVTAESSSLETPTTPASSHSTTRKEKKERKGDKWKEKKKQGRKKTNKEVSEVAGSSQEIIDAVTEELWEESQESKLGEQKKFSLLPPPAKLISEIISQAVSDPTVTSADLDESLQALVTESSEVINALLSGDQTIVFPEEEMESAQDCEQPLPSSFPMEDE; encoded by the coding sequence GTGTATTTTACAAGAGATCCAGTCATTGAAACTGTAATTACGTCGAGGGAAGGATACAAGTTATCAGTTCGTAATACTAAGCATCTTTCTCAGGATCCTTTTGTTGTTGAAGCTGTTGAAGTAATTTCTTTAGGAAATACCTGTTTTTTCCGTAACTGCGATCATAGTAAACCGTTCATTGTTCCCGCAGGTGATTACGAAGTAATGGAAATTCGCGATACTAAGATCAACCTTAAAGCAGTAGGTCTAGATCGTGGTATTAAAATTGCTGGGGGACGAGAAGCCTTAATTAAGTTGCCTAAGGCTGCTCCTATAGCTGTTGTTGAAGAAAGCTCTTCAGAGACAGTTGTTACAGCTGAGTCTTCATCTTTAGAAACTCCCACCACACCAGCATCTTCTCATTCTACAACTAGAAAAGAGAAAAAAGAACGTAAAGGGGATAAGTGGAAAGAGAAGAAAAAGCAAGGACGAAAGAAAACTAATAAAGAGGTTTCTGAAGTAGCGGGATCTTCTCAAGAGATTATTGATGCTGTCACCGAAGAACTTTGGGAAGAATCCCAAGAAAGTAAATTAGGTGAGCAGAAAAAATTCTCTCTATTACCTCCTCCTGCGAAATTAATTTCTGAAATTATCTCTCAAGCTGTTTCGGATCCTACAGTGACTTCAGCCGATTTAGATGAATCTTTACAGGCTTTAGTAACTGAAAGTTCCGAAGTGATTAATGCTTTATTATCTGGTGATCAGACAATTGTTTTCCCTGAAGAAGAAATGGAATCTGCTCAAGATTGTGAACAGCCTTTGCCATCTTCTTTCCCAATGGAAGATGAATAG
- the rplQ gene encoding 50S ribosomal protein L17: MQHARKKFRVGRTSAHNRCMLANMLKSLIHQERIETTLPKAKELRRCADKMITLAKKNTLAARRLAVARLMVRYNKLTSKETRQAKAGDLSAYNVDRTVINKLFDELGARFVSRNGGYTRILKLQNRVGDNARKCIIEFLAN; this comes from the coding sequence ATGCAACACGCTAGAAAGAAATTTAGAGTTGGTCGTACTTCTGCGCATAATCGTTGTATGTTAGCTAACATGTTAAAGTCTCTAATTCATCAAGAAAGAATAGAAACTACTTTGCCCAAGGCAAAAGAGTTGCGTCGTTGTGCGGATAAGATGATTACATTAGCTAAAAAAAATACATTGGCTGCAAGACGTTTAGCTGTTGCTAGGCTAATGGTTAGATACAATAAGTTGACAAGTAAAGAGACTCGTCAGGCTAAAGCAGGCGACCTATCAGCTTATAACGTAGATCGTACAGTAATAAACAAACTATTCGATGAATTGGGCGCTCGTTTTGTCTCTAGAAATGGTGGCTACACGCGTATTTTGAAATTACAAAATAGAGTTGGTGATAATGCACGAAAGTGTATTATAGAATTTTTAGCTAATTAG
- the secY gene encoding preprotein translocase subunit SecY: MTTLRQIFSIAELRQKLFFTFALLAACRVGVFIPVPGINGERAVAYFKQLLGSSQNLFQLADIFSGGAFAQMTVIALGVVPYISASIIVQLLLVFMPSIQREMRESPDQGKRKIGRLTRLFTVGLAVIQSLLFAKFALKMNMSIPGIVLPTLLSSKLFGAPWIFYMTTVIVMTTGTLLLMWIGEQISDKGIGNGVSLIISLGILASFPSVLGSIVSKLNLGSQDPSQLGLFSLLLLSFIFIFVLVTTILIIEGVRKIPVQYARRVIGRREIPGGGSYLPLKVNYAGVIPVIFASSLLMFPATIGQFMSSDSSWLKRIAMMLSPGSWVYSSCYVLLIIFFTYFWTATQFHPEQIASEMKKNNAFIPGIRQGKPTQTYLEYTMNRVTLLGAVFLAIIAILPSILGRVLHVDANVSYFLGGTAMLIVVGVVLDTMKQVDAFLLMRRYDSFLKKDRSKGRH; this comes from the coding sequence ATGACAACTTTACGACAGATATTTTCCATTGCTGAGTTAAGACAAAAGTTATTTTTTACCTTTGCTTTACTTGCGGCCTGCCGAGTTGGTGTGTTCATCCCTGTCCCAGGAATTAATGGAGAACGCGCCGTAGCTTATTTTAAACAGTTACTAGGTTCTAGTCAGAATTTATTTCAGTTAGCTGATATTTTTTCTGGGGGTGCTTTTGCACAAATGACAGTTATTGCCTTAGGCGTGGTTCCATACATTTCTGCATCTATCATAGTTCAACTTCTTTTAGTATTTATGCCCTCAATACAAAGGGAAATGCGTGAGAGTCCCGATCAAGGCAAAAGAAAGATTGGTAGATTAACCCGTCTATTTACGGTTGGCTTAGCAGTTATTCAATCATTACTTTTCGCTAAGTTTGCTTTAAAAATGAATATGTCTATTCCAGGTATTGTTCTTCCAACTTTGTTGTCGTCTAAGCTATTTGGAGCTCCCTGGATATTCTATATGACAACAGTTATTGTTATGACGACAGGAACATTGCTGCTCATGTGGATAGGTGAACAGATTTCTGATAAAGGTATTGGTAATGGCGTTAGCTTGATTATCAGTCTTGGGATTTTAGCTTCCTTCCCTTCTGTTTTGGGGTCAATAGTAAGTAAGTTAAACCTTGGTTCTCAAGATCCCTCTCAACTAGGTTTGTTCTCACTGCTTTTATTAAGTTTTATTTTTATATTCGTTCTCGTCACGACAATATTGATTATTGAAGGTGTGAGAAAAATCCCCGTGCAATATGCACGGAGAGTAATTGGTAGGAGAGAAATCCCCGGAGGAGGATCCTATTTGCCGCTGAAGGTAAACTATGCGGGCGTTATACCTGTTATTTTCGCTTCGTCTTTGCTAATGTTTCCTGCGACTATAGGGCAATTCATGTCTTCGGATTCTTCATGGCTTAAGCGAATTGCTATGATGTTATCCCCAGGTAGCTGGGTATATTCTTCATGTTATGTTCTGCTTATAATATTTTTTACTTATTTTTGGACAGCAACCCAGTTTCATCCTGAACAAATTGCTTCTGAAATGAAAAAGAATAACGCTTTCATTCCTGGAATTCGACAAGGGAAGCCTACACAAACATATTTAGAATACACCATGAACCGTGTTACTTTATTAGGAGCGGTTTTTTTAGCTATTATTGCTATTTTGCCATCTATTTTAGGACGCGTTCTTCATGTAGATGCCAATGTGAGTTATTTTTTAGGCGGAACAGCAATGTTGATTGTAGTTGGTGTGGTTTTAGATACGATGAAACAAGTAGATGCCTTTTTGCTTATGCGTCGGTACGATAGTTTTTTGAAAAAAGATCGTTCCAAAGGAAGGCATTGA
- a CDS encoding DNA-directed RNA polymerase subunit alpha — protein MSDNSQNLLYDKFELPESVKMMAVEGSGGSIDKQASFVAEPLERGMGHTLGNALRRALLIGLEAPAIISFSMTGVLHEYMAIDGIVEDVTNIVLNLKGALLKKYPFQDSEDGRCTQLLKSTISVDASDLAACGGQRSVTLADLLQEGGFESVNPDHVIFTVTQPMQIEIALRVAFGRGYSTSERIILEDKGVNEIILDAAFSPVVLVNYFVEDTRVGQDTDFDRLILHVETDGRVSPKEALAFSTQILTKHFSIFEKMDEKKIVFEEAISIEKENKDDILHKLVLGINEIELSVRSTNCLSNANIETIGELVIMPEPRLLQFRNFGKKSLCEIKNKLKEMKLELGMDLSQFGVGLDNVKEKMKSYAEKIRSKNVKG, from the coding sequence ATGTCGGATAATTCACAAAATTTACTTTACGATAAATTTGAATTGCCAGAATCAGTCAAAATGATGGCTGTAGAAGGTAGCGGGGGATCGATTGATAAGCAGGCGAGTTTTGTCGCAGAGCCTCTTGAAAGAGGCATGGGTCATACCTTAGGTAATGCTCTAAGAAGAGCGTTGCTAATTGGTTTAGAGGCTCCTGCAATTATTTCTTTTTCTATGACCGGCGTACTTCATGAGTACATGGCGATAGATGGAATCGTAGAAGATGTAACTAACATCGTTTTAAATTTGAAAGGAGCTTTACTCAAGAAATATCCTTTCCAAGATAGTGAGGATGGTCGTTGCACTCAATTGTTAAAGTCTACTATTTCTGTAGACGCCTCTGATCTGGCTGCTTGCGGTGGTCAAAGATCTGTAACATTGGCTGATTTGTTGCAAGAAGGTGGGTTTGAGTCTGTTAACCCCGATCATGTAATTTTCACTGTAACACAGCCTATGCAGATTGAAATTGCCTTGAGAGTAGCTTTTGGAAGAGGATATTCTACATCTGAGAGAATTATTCTCGAGGATAAGGGTGTAAATGAGATTATTTTAGATGCAGCCTTCTCACCCGTAGTTTTGGTTAATTATTTTGTAGAAGATACTCGTGTTGGTCAAGATACAGATTTCGATCGCTTGATTCTACATGTAGAAACAGATGGTAGAGTATCTCCTAAAGAAGCATTAGCTTTCTCTACACAGATTTTAACTAAACATTTCTCTATTTTTGAAAAAATGGATGAGAAGAAAATAGTCTTTGAAGAAGCTATTTCCATTGAGAAGGAGAATAAAGACGATATTCTTCATAAATTGGTTTTAGGTATTAACGAGATTGAATTGTCTGTAAGATCTACAAACTGTTTGTCTAATGCAAACATTGAAACCATTGGTGAACTGGTAATTATGCCAGAGCCTCGTTTGCTGCAATTCAGAAACTTTGGTAAAAAGTCTCTTTGTGAGATTAAGAATAAGTTAAAAGAAATGAAGCTCGAATTGGGAATGGATCTCAGTCAATTTGGCGTTGGTTTAGACAACGTAAAAGAAAAAATGAAGAGTTATGCCGAAAAAATTCGGTCTAAAAACGTCAAGGGATAA
- a CDS encoding lipoate--protein ligase family protein codes for MLTNKCIFLNLSGITIFEQLQIEEALLRNCKENICIINSNAPEAVVLGISRRPNEDLHIPELRSDNVPIIKRYSGGGTVFIDENSLFVTWIMNSLEPMANSQDLMQWSYDIYAPIFPKAFSVNENDYTLGEKKIAGNAQYIQKSRWVHHSTFLWDIDIDKLKRYLPIPQKQPSYRKQRLHQDFLTTIRPWFPTKESFFNKLKASVDSIFLWGTLSEDELKDILEKPHRTSTTLL; via the coding sequence ATGCTCACCAATAAATGTATTTTCTTAAATCTATCTGGGATAACTATCTTTGAGCAGTTGCAAATAGAAGAAGCTCTTCTGCGCAACTGCAAAGAAAATATCTGTATTATTAATTCTAACGCACCCGAAGCAGTCGTCCTCGGCATTTCAAGACGTCCAAATGAAGACCTTCATATCCCTGAATTGCGATCTGACAATGTTCCTATAATTAAACGTTACAGTGGCGGTGGAACAGTATTTATTGATGAAAATAGTTTATTCGTAACCTGGATTATGAATTCGTTAGAACCCATGGCCAATTCTCAAGATTTGATGCAATGGTCTTATGATATCTATGCACCTATCTTCCCCAAGGCTTTTTCTGTTAACGAAAATGATTATACTTTAGGTGAGAAGAAAATCGCAGGGAATGCTCAATATATCCAAAAGTCTCGTTGGGTGCATCATTCAACATTTCTATGGGATATCGATATAGACAAACTTAAACGTTATCTACCAATACCCCAAAAACAACCATCATATAGGAAACAACGTTTACACCAAGATTTCCTAACGACCATCCGTCCATGGTTCCCCACTAAAGAAAGCTTTTTCAATAAATTAAAAGCATCCGTAGATAGTATTTTTCTTTGGGGAACTCTTTCAGAAGATGAACTAAAAGATATTTTGGAAAAGCCTCACCGAACATCTACGACGTTATTATAA
- the rpsM gene encoding 30S ribosomal protein S13: protein MPRIIGIDIPAKKKLKISLTYIYGIGPALSEEIIAKLQLNPEARAVELTEEEIGRLNSLLQSEYVVEGDLRRRVQSDIKRLISIHAYRGQRHRLSLPVRGQRTKTNSRTRKGKRKTVAGKKK from the coding sequence ATGCCACGCATCATTGGAATTGATATTCCTGCGAAGAAAAAATTAAAAATAAGTCTTACATATATTTATGGGATAGGGCCAGCTCTTTCTGAAGAGATTATTGCAAAGTTGCAATTGAATCCTGAAGCTAGGGCTGTTGAATTGACGGAAGAAGAAATAGGTCGCCTCAATTCTCTCTTGCAATCAGAATATGTAGTTGAAGGAGACTTGCGACGTCGTGTGCAGTCAGATATTAAAAGATTGATCTCTATACACGCTTATCGTGGACAAAGACATCGTCTTTCATTGCCTGTAAGAGGACAGAGAACAAAAACAAATTCTCGAACACGTAAAGGCAAGCGTAAAACGGTCGCAGGTAAGAAGAAATAA
- the mnmG gene encoding tRNA uridine-5-carboxymethylaminomethyl(34) synthesis enzyme MnmG, with translation MWTHPINYDVIVVGAGHAGCEAAFCSAKMGASVLILTSNLDTIAKLSCNPAVGGIGKGHIVREIDALGGIMAEVTDQSGIQFRILNQTKGPAVRAPRAQVDKQMYHIHMKRLLESIPGLHIMQGTVESLLDKESVIQGVTTKEGIVYLGKTVILSSGTFMRGLIHIGDLNFPGGRLGDPAATGLSAALKERGFPISRLKTGTPPRLLASSIDFSVTEEQPGDPGVGFVHRDEYFIPPLPQISCYITHTTQKTKDIIAANIGRSALYGGRIEGVGPRYCPSIEDKIVKFSDKERHHIFIEPEGIYTQEVYVNGLSTSMPFDVQYEMIRSVRGLENSIITRPAYAIEYDYVHGNVIYPTLESKIIEGLFLCGQINGTTGYEEAAAQGLIAGINAVNKVLGKPVFIPSRQESYIGVMLDDLTTQVLDEPYRMFTGRAEHRLLLRQDNACLRLSHYGRNLGLLSQERYEIFENQKQIIEEEKLRLSKTFKKYGNSVVSLAKALCRPEVSYDILKETFPDDVRDLGSTLNASLEMEIKYAGYIDRQKSLIHSLSKSENMVIPDDIDYQNISSLSLEAREKLAKFTPRTIGSASRISGIACADIQVLMVAVKKHAHQ, from the coding sequence ATGTGGACTCACCCAATTAATTACGATGTTATTGTAGTTGGTGCTGGGCATGCGGGCTGCGAGGCTGCATTTTGTTCTGCAAAAATGGGAGCCTCCGTACTAATCTTAACTTCAAACTTAGACACCATTGCTAAGTTGAGTTGTAATCCTGCTGTTGGTGGTATCGGTAAGGGGCATATTGTTCGAGAAATCGATGCTCTAGGCGGTATCATGGCAGAGGTTACTGATCAGTCTGGGATACAATTTCGTATCTTAAATCAGACTAAGGGCCCCGCTGTCCGTGCTCCAAGAGCTCAAGTTGATAAGCAAATGTATCATATTCATATGAAACGCTTATTAGAGAGCATCCCGGGCTTGCATATCATGCAGGGCACCGTTGAGTCTTTATTAGACAAAGAAAGTGTCATTCAAGGTGTCACAACAAAAGAAGGCATCGTTTATCTAGGGAAGACGGTTATTCTATCTTCTGGCACATTCATGCGCGGCTTAATTCATATTGGAGACCTTAATTTCCCGGGCGGACGTCTTGGGGATCCTGCAGCAACAGGTTTATCAGCAGCTCTAAAAGAGCGCGGTTTCCCGATTAGTAGATTAAAAACAGGCACTCCTCCTCGCCTACTGGCTTCTTCTATTGATTTCTCTGTAACAGAAGAACAACCCGGAGATCCAGGTGTAGGATTTGTTCATAGAGATGAATATTTTATTCCTCCTTTACCTCAGATATCTTGTTATATCACTCATACTACTCAGAAAACTAAAGACATTATTGCAGCTAATATTGGGCGCTCAGCTCTGTACGGAGGACGTATTGAAGGTGTAGGGCCTCGATATTGTCCATCTATTGAAGATAAAATTGTTAAATTTTCAGATAAAGAACGTCACCATATCTTCATAGAACCTGAAGGAATTTATACTCAGGAAGTTTATGTTAATGGTTTATCCACATCCATGCCTTTTGATGTGCAATACGAAATGATCCGTTCGGTTCGGGGATTAGAAAATTCAATTATTACCCGGCCCGCTTATGCCATTGAATATGATTATGTTCATGGGAATGTTATCTACCCCACTTTAGAAAGTAAAATTATAGAAGGTTTATTTCTATGTGGACAAATCAATGGAACAACGGGATATGAAGAAGCTGCTGCTCAAGGTCTTATTGCGGGCATTAACGCAGTAAATAAAGTACTTGGAAAACCCGTATTTATTCCATCACGACAAGAGTCCTATATCGGTGTGATGCTAGACGATCTCACTACTCAAGTACTAGATGAGCCTTATCGTATGTTTACAGGGAGAGCAGAACATCGTCTACTCTTAAGGCAGGATAACGCGTGCTTACGCTTATCTCACTATGGTCGTAACTTAGGTCTCCTAAGTCAAGAGCGTTATGAAATTTTTGAAAATCAAAAGCAAATTATAGAGGAAGAAAAACTTCGTTTAAGTAAAACCTTCAAAAAGTACGGAAATTCTGTTGTTTCTCTAGCAAAAGCTTTATGTCGTCCGGAAGTGTCTTACGATATTCTAAAGGAAACATTCCCCGATGACGTACGCGATCTCGGCTCAACACTGAATGCTTCACTAGAAATGGAAATTAAGTATGCGGGGTACATAGATCGGCAGAAATCTTTGATTCATAGTCTATCAAAATCAGAGAATATGGTTATTCCCGATGACATAGATTATCAAAATATTTCCTCACTAAGTTTAGAGGCTAGAGAAAAACTAGCTAAATTTACCCCCAGAACTATAGGGTCTGCCTCAAGGATATCAGGAATCGCTTGTGCCGATATTCAAGTATTGATGGTTGCTGTAAAAAAACATGCTCACCAATAA